One genomic window of Pieris rapae chromosome 15, ilPieRapa1.1, whole genome shotgun sequence includes the following:
- the LOC110996608 gene encoding ribosomal L1 domain-containing protein CG13096 has translation MVAVKPKLLEKKKVPGIKMKSKKPLKKIITTKEHIKSNNVKNKIKEASIVSSTKKKVKYIYPSKAINENLLDLSLHALSKLTENYNTKNMIFGDENPIFLQIRCIKIQNTTGNIKFVLPHSTAASTGEICLITPDLKKGKKPDHEPTIEHWEELLRKAGVTSVKTILPMRQLRVEYDQFELRRRLMTQHDFIMVDTRVLNHVSHHLGNMFFKKHNMLIPVNINEKKDLKKDIDVGLRTVMLRLNEGAISNLVIGHTGMPQAHIKENILAIIKQLAERYPGGEQNIRSLSLKLPLSLSLPIYLTLRPSNLITPPKIKKHVPKEFREYEDELSTIPGAIVKIAPGGSTYVKIRKDKSTKNIDNKEHTQNEKMVESSDNESE, from the exons ATGGTTGCAGTAAAACCAAAACTTCTTGAGAAGAAAAAAGTTCCAGGTATCAAAATGAAATCGAAAAAACCATTAAAGAAAATCATTACTACTAAGGAGCATATTAAATcgaataatgtaaaaaataaaattaaagaagcGTCAATTGTAAGCTCTACGAAGAAGAAAGTCAAATACATTTATCCATCCAAAgctattaatgaaaatttgttaGACTTATCTTTACATGCTCTTAGTAAGTTAACAgaaaattacaatacaaaaaatatgatttttggTGATGAAAATCCAATATTTTTGCAAATCCGTtgcataaaaattcaaaacactACTGGAAATATAAAGTT tgtcCTCCCTCATAGTACAGCTGCTTCAACAGgagaaatatgtttaataacacCTGATTTGAAAAAAGGCAAGAAACCTGACCATGAACCTACTATTGAACATTGGGAAGAACTTTTGAGAAAAGCTGGAGTTACTAGT GTGAAAACCATACTACCCATGCGACAGTTACGAGTAGAATATGATCAGTTTGAATTGAGAAGAAGACTTATGACACAACATGACTTTATTATGGTTGATACAAGAGTTTTAAATCATGTATCCCACCATTTaggaaatatgtttttcaagAAACATAACATGCTTATCccagtaaatattaatgaaaagaaagatttaaaaaaagatattgatGTTGGATTGCGTACTGTTATGTTAAGATTGAATGAAGGTGCTATATCAAATTTGGTAATTGGACACACTGGAATGCCTCAAGCACACATTAAGGAAAATATACTTGCTATTATTAAGCAATTAGCCGAAAGATATCCTGGAGGAGAACAAAATATAAGATCTCTTTCTCTTAAATTACCACTGTCTCTTTCTTTACCAATATATTTGACACTGA GACCCTCTAATCTGATTACACCACCGAAAATTAAGAAACATGTCCCAAAAGAATTCAGAGAATATGAAGACGAACTATCAACAATACCAGGTGCTATTGTTAAAATTGCTCCAGGTGGAAGTACCTATGTAAAGATTCGAAAGGataaatcaacaaaaaatat aGACAACAAAGAACACActcaaaatgaaaaaatggtTGAATCTAGTGATAATGAAagtgaataa